From the genome of Vitis riparia cultivar Riparia Gloire de Montpellier isolate 1030 chromosome 2, EGFV_Vit.rip_1.0, whole genome shotgun sequence, one region includes:
- the LOC117930216 gene encoding chaperone protein dnaJ 49-like: MEREKALTLKAVAEEKYKQSKLKSALKYARKALRLSPDLDGVSEMITAFKILRVGGKRSGAGDSPDWYKILQVEPFSHINSIKKQYKKLALVLHPDKNPFVASEEAFKLIGEAFRCLSDKIRRKEYDLKLRIAMQSAVAGDGGGGAAETFWTACSTCRSFGLRNHFRKGEKSQQLAVRLLSIARRC; encoded by the exons ATGGAGCGAGAAAAAGCCCTAACACTTAAAGCTGTGGCAGAGGAAAAGTACAAGCAATCGAAGCTCAAGTCCGCGCTAAAATACGCTAGGAAGGCGCTGCGCCTCTCTCCTGACCTCGACGGTGTCTCGGAGATGATCACCGCCTTCAAGATCCTCAGAGTGGGTGGGAAGCGCTCCGGCGCCGGCGACTCTCCGGACTGGTACAAGATCCTCCAGGTCGAGCCCTTCTCTCATATCAACTCTATCAAGAAGCAGTACAAGAAGCTTGCCCTTGTTTTGCACCCCGACAAGAACCCCTTTGTTGCCTCCGAGGAGGCCTTCAAACTCATTGGCGAAGCCTTTCGATGCCTCTCTGATAAGATTCGCCGGAAGGAGTATGACCTTAAGCTTCGCATCGCGATGCAGTCCGCTGTCGCCGGAGATGGCGGTGGTGGTGCGGCGGAGACGTTTTGGACGGCGTGTTCGACGTGCAG GTCATTTGGGTTGCGAAACCATTTCAGAAAAGGAGAAAAGTCGCAGCAACTGGCCGTTCGCCTCCTCTCCATAGCCCGACGCTGCTAG